TTTTCGCGGTATTCCACCAGGCGCGGGCAGCGCGTACACCGGATGATCTGGCGCTGAAGGTTTTCCAGGTTGAGATGGGACGACAAGGATTCAGCCATTATCAACTTCTCAGCAACACCGTAAAGAAGGCGCCGGCGTCAACCGGAAATAGGCCCCCTATCAGAGCACGCTAGCAGGTCCGAGAGGAGCGGCCCGCAGTATTATTCCCTCAGTGTTTGGCCAAGGCAAGAATCGCCTCCCACTGCTTCTCGGAGAGCGGCATCACCGAAAGGCGTGGCAGCCGGACCAGATCAAAATCTCTCAATCCAGGCTGTTTTTTGATTTCATCCAAGCCGACCGGCCGCGGGACGGTTCCGCGCGCGGCAATCTCTACGACCATCAGCCGGGCATCCTTGCTCTTCGGATCGGCGTAAGGGTCGCTCAATACTTTGGCCAGACCTACTATGGCCCGCTCAGAGCCCGAGTGGTAGATCATCACCTCGTCGCCCCGGCGAACGTTTCGCAGGTTTTTGAGGGCGAGATTGTTGGATACGCCATCCCACACAGTTTGCCTGTCGCGCGCGAGATCCTGGTATGAGTAGTGTTCCGGGTCGGACTTAAACAGCCATTTGCCAGCCATTGGTTTCTCCTTTGAGCACCGGCTCGGCTGCTCGCCTAAGTCTTTGGGAATGCGGTACCTTCCCGACATTGCCGCTCGACGCTACGCTCGGCTCCCTTTGAAACTTTTCCCCTCCGCCCGCATCTATTAAGTAGCTTACTTTGGAGGAGACAAGATTACATGGGAAACATTCAGCATGTGGATAACGAGCAATGGAAAGCACTTGAGAAAGACCCTAAGCCGACGTTCGTGGATTTCTGGGCCACCTGGTGCGCGCCTTGCCGTGCAATGGAGTCCGCCTTTGAAAAGTTGGCGGAGAACTATTCCGGCCAGTTCAACTTTGCCAAGGTGAACGTAGACGAGGTTCCTGAGCTCGCTGCTAAGTTTGGGATCCGTTCCGTTCCCACGCTCATCCTCGTGAAGGATGGAAAGGTTGCGGAACAGTTGACCGGCGCCCGGCCCTATGGCGAATTGGCCAAGGTCCTTGATGCCCACTCAACAGTTGTCGCCAAATAGCGCCGTTCGCTAAACCAGCCAGGCGTCCGGTCAACACGGACGCTGCGGCCTAGGTAGCTTGGACCTATAGTCCCCTCAGGGCCCCAACTCTTAGCTGGGCCGAGCCGTCAGCACGTTCGGAGTGTTCAGCAAGAACCCCTTCGGCGCGCTGATGTACCCGCTGACTGTATCCTTGTCCAACTTGTTCACCACCAACTCCAGTGCAGTGGGAGCTCCTTGAACATAGAAATAGACGGGCGCGTCCAGTGCCTGGTCTTTGCGTTGGGTGCGTTTGTCGTCGAAAAAGAGATCGATCGTGTAAAGGTTCTGCTTCCGATTGGTCTTCAGCAGTTCGATCATGACGCTCCCGATCTTCTTGCGATCGTGCCGCCGCTGGAGGTTGAATTCAAAGTAGTCACGGTCGGTCCGATGCGCGAGCGCCACCAGTTCGTCGTGTGTCCGGGCAATCGCGCCGGAGAGTTCCCCTTTGGCGCCTGCTAGTGCGTCTTTGGTGGCGTCAAGGTCCTTCTTATTGCCCGCGATGTCACCCGAAAGGCTCCCGAACTTGTTGTTGGCATCTGACTGGAACCTGTTAAGGTCCTGCGAGCTGGCCTTCTGCCCAATCGCCGTGTTCAGTTGATCGACGGCCGCGCGCTGTTGTTTCTGGATCGTTGCAGTCAACTGGCGGGCCCGCGACAGTTCCTGCTGGGTCATACCAAGCTTCTCGCTGGTGACGTCAAATTGCCCCTTCAACTGCGCGTAGCGATCGTCGCTCGCGTCCATCCGTGTCCTCAGCAAGGTTAGCTGGTTTGCGTCGTTTTCCAGAGCTTTGCCAAACTGTGACCGCTGACTCAGCGCCAGGTAAAGGTTCACCCCGGCAAGTACCAGCAGAAGGACGAGCAACCCGATCAGCAGCTTGCTCGTTCCCCGGGCCTCTTGCGGTACCGGCAACGGCGCCGGCGGTGGCGCCTGAACGTAAATGTATTGAGGCTGTCCGGCCGGCGGAGGCTGGCCTGGGCCCGAAGAACCCTGAGAGGTCCCCTGCGCGGGGCCAACCGGCGGCGCCGGTTGCTGACTGGGATCGCTTCTGGACGCGTGGGGTTCGTTAAACCCAAACATGGCATGACCAATGTCGCGTTTGTCTTCCTTGTCCGGCATAATCTAGTCTCCTCTTCACCATCTAATGGTTCGCCTGGGGGCTTGATCTTCAATGCATGCGCGACCGGCATCCCGCCCCTCAGCGCCTGAGACGTCAGCCGTGCCAGCCCGGTTACATCGTGGGTCCGGGCCAAGACGGCCGTTAAGGCTAGTATTACCTTGAATTAACTTTTAGGCAAGAATCAGGCGGAAGTTGCCGGGTCCAACCACAAGTACCAAATTGAAGGGGTGACTTGCCTCTCTTTTTTCAACCTTCAGACTTCACACTTCATCCTTCAGTAATATCCCGGGCCCACCAGGCGCTCGATGCGCTTCTTGATAGGCGGGTGAGTGGAAAAGAGGTTGGAAAACATCTCGCGTCCGGTCAGCGGAGCGCAGATAAACATGTGCGCCATGGACGGTGAAACCCGCATGGGTACGCGCTTTGACCACTCGTCGATTTTTCTCAGCGCCCGCGCCAGCCCCTGAGGATTGCCTGTGATGTGCGCGCCGGTGGCATCCGCTTCATACTCACGGGAGCGCGAAATCGCCAGTTGAATGAGGACCGCTGCAAGGGGCGCCAGGATCATCATCGCGAGCGCCGAAAGCGCGCCGCCTTCGCGGTCATTCCCACCGCCCCCGAAGCCGAACATCTCTCCCCAGAAAACCATCCTGGCGATAAAAGTGATGGCGCCGGCCAGCGTGGCGACGACGGCGCTGGTGAGAATGTCGCGGTTGCGCACATGGCCCAATTCGTGCGCAAGCACTCCCTCAATCTCCTCGTCATCGCACAGCTCCAGAATGCCGCGCGTCACAGCCACCGAAGCATGGTTGGGGTTGCGCCCCGTCGCAAACGCGTTGGGTGAATCGGTGGGAATCATATAGATCTTGGGCACGGGTATGCTCGCCTTGCCTGCCAGACGCTCGACAATCTGGTAGATGCGTGGACTTTCCTCGCGCGAAATGGGCTGCGCTCCCGACATGGAAAGGGCGATCTTGTCCGAGAAGAAATAGCTGCCAAAATTCATCACTGCTGCCAGCACCAGGGCGAGAATCATGCCGTTCTGTCCACCCACGAGCAGCCCGATCACCAGGAGAACGCCGGTCAGAAGCCCCAGCAATGCCGTTGTCTTAAGGTTGTTCCACATAACATTTGAGGTGGGCAAGACGCCCTCCCTCCCCCTTACTTCTTAGATGCCAGTTGCATTCCCGCCGTTCCATCGGCGGAGGCATCTCAGGCCCTATTCGCCCCTGCTGACAGGATATCCCTTCGCTGCCCAATCTTTGCCAAAATTATCCCGAATGTGCACCACCTTGACGTTCGTGAAGCCCATTCTCTGCAGGGCCTCAAACGCCGGACGAATGTTCGGGCATTTCTCCCACGGGCAGCACCCGCAGTAAAGAACGATCGCCCGCCTCGGTGGAACGCCCTCAACGCAGGTCTTCAGCCGTGTGATGCCCTCAGCATTGCGTCCCGGACCGCAGTATTTCGATCCCGGAATATGTCCCTGCCCGTAAAGCCGCTCAAAGCCCACTTGCAACAGCAGCGGCTTGGCGGCGGAACTCTGAAGTTCGCGGGCCAGACCGGCTGGTTGGATCACCTGTTGCTGGCTCCAGGGATTGGTGGCGGAAAAGGCGCATGCGCTCAAAGCCAGACAGACGGCACAAGTCGCAATGGCAGTAGATAAAAGAGTTTTCCTCACGAATACGATACTACCACGTAGCCGAGACCCCCCGCAGCATGGCGAGCTAAATCCCGCCAGACTCCAGGGCCCTTGGCGAATCCCACAGAATGCGGAAAAGCCCCTCGGAACCGGGGTGGTATAATTTTCGAAGGTGAGCGCCGTTAGGACCCTACCCTATGAAATCGCTTGAGGAATATCTCAGCCTGGCAGCTCGCGACCACGGCCATATGTGCCCCGGGCAGGTCCTGGGCGTGCGAATGGCCATGCTGGGTCTCAAGCAACTGGGAATCGAGGACCCGATCGCGCACCGCAAACGCCTGCTGACATTTGTTGAAATCGACCGTTGCGCAACCGACGCCGTCAGCCTGGTGACAGGGTGCCGCCTGGGGAAGCGGTCGCTGAAATACCTCGACTACGGAAAAGTTGCGGCCACTTTTGTCGATCTCGAAACGGAGCGAGCGGTGCGGATCGTGGCGCGCGAGGATGCTCGTGAAAAAGCCAAAATGTTCGGAGGAAATCCTGCTGATCCTCACCGCCAGCAGCTCGAGGCCTATAAGGTGATGGACGAAGCCGAGCTTTTCACCGTGCAGCGAGTTCGAGTAAAACTTCGCCCGGAGGATCTGCCCGGACGCCCGCGTAGGCGCGTCAACTGCGACCGGTGCGGCGAGGGCATCAATGACGGACGCGAGAGCCGGGTGGATGACCGCGTGCTCTGCCGGAACTGCGCCGGTGAAAGCTATTATGAAGTGCTCGACGGCCGCTAGGTTGTTGGACGCGCCTTGCCGGAATCGAACCAAGTATGGGCAATCGCCTACAACCCATCAGACCTAAACGGATGGACCCTCTGCCGCCCGTCTTCCTGAAGCAGAAGCGCTACTGGCCCGTGGCAACGCTCGCCCTGATCGGGCTGTGCATCGTGGTCTTTATCCTGATGACACTGGCGGGCGGCTCAAAAAACACCGAAGTTCTGCTGAATTTTGGCGCGTCTTATGCGCCTTATTTCCACCGCGGAGACGACTGGCGGCTGGTGATGCCAATGTTTTTGCACATCGGGTGGTTTCACCTGGCCGTCAACATGTATGCGCTTTACCTGCTGGGACCGATCCTGGAACGCATTTATGGCTACACGCGCTTCTCCCTGATTTACGTGGGCGCGGGTATTGCCAGTTCCTGGCTGTCGATGGCGAGGACCCACAACGTCGCCGCGGGAGCTTCCGGGGCCATATTCGGCATCGCCGGGGCCATGCTGGTGATCGGACATTTGTATCCGGAGGTAGTTCCGCGGCGCTGGAGAAGGGCCTTTGGTTGGGGCATGGTGCTGCTGATTGCCCTCAACTATGGCATCGGGCTGAGCATGCCCAATGTGATCGATAACTGGGGCCACACGGGCGGCCTGGCCTGCGGCATAGTGCTGGCTTCGTTCATTCCTCCTCCACTCGCTGTGCGGTCTTACCGGTGGACGCTCTCCGCCATTCCCCGGCAGGCCGTAATCGTTCCAATCGCCATTGTGGGGCTGGCCATGTTCGCGACGGCCAGCCAATATCGGGCCACGCAGCAGGTCACCCGGTTGATTGCGGAAGGCCGGCACTACTGGGAACAGCGGCAGGATGAGCAGGCGGTGGAACGGTTCCAGCAGGCGGTGCGCGAATACCCGCGCGATGAGCGCCCCTACGAAGCTCTGGCAGCCGTTTATCTCAGCCGCGATCAGTTTACGGACGCCATCGACGAATACAGCCAGGCCCTGCGTCAGAGTCCCGGCTCGCCTGCGGCGCGACTGGGGCTGGCGGCAGCTTACGCGCGCCAGGGCCGGCCCGGCAAAGCACATGAGCTGCTGGCTGAGATCGTAGGCAAGAACCCCCAGACCGTTGAGGCACAGGAAGCGCTCGCCAACCTGAGCGCCGAGCAGAAGCTTTACCCGGAAGCTATCCAGCA
Above is a window of Terriglobia bacterium DNA encoding:
- a CDS encoding EVE domain-containing protein, which translates into the protein MAGKWLFKSDPEHYSYQDLARDRQTVWDGVSNNLALKNLRNVRRGDEVMIYHSGSERAIVGLAKVLSDPYADPKSKDARLMVVEIAARGTVPRPVGLDEIKKQPGLRDFDLVRLPRLSVMPLSEKQWEAILALAKH
- the trxA gene encoding thioredoxin, encoding MGNIQHVDNEQWKALEKDPKPTFVDFWATWCAPCRAMESAFEKLAENYSGQFNFAKVNVDEVPELAAKFGIRSVPTLILVKDGKVAEQLTGARPYGELAKVLDAHSTVVAK
- a CDS encoding zinc metalloprotease HtpX, with the translated sequence MWNNLKTTALLGLLTGVLLVIGLLVGGQNGMILALVLAAVMNFGSYFFSDKIALSMSGAQPISREESPRIYQIVERLAGKASIPVPKIYMIPTDSPNAFATGRNPNHASVAVTRGILELCDDEEIEGVLAHELGHVRNRDILTSAVVATLAGAITFIARMVFWGEMFGFGGGGNDREGGALSALAMMILAPLAAVLIQLAISRSREYEADATGAHITGNPQGLARALRKIDEWSKRVPMRVSPSMAHMFICAPLTGREMFSNLFSTHPPIKKRIERLVGPGYY
- a CDS encoding rhodanese-like domain-containing protein, with protein sequence MIQPAGLARELQSSAAKPLLLQVGFERLYGQGHIPGSKYCGPGRNAEGITRLKTCVEGVPPRRAIVLYCGCCPWEKCPNIRPAFEALQRMGFTNVKVVHIRDNFGKDWAAKGYPVSRGE
- a CDS encoding FmdE family protein encodes the protein MKSLEEYLSLAARDHGHMCPGQVLGVRMAMLGLKQLGIEDPIAHRKRLLTFVEIDRCATDAVSLVTGCRLGKRSLKYLDYGKVAATFVDLETERAVRIVAREDAREKAKMFGGNPADPHRQQLEAYKVMDEAELFTVQRVRVKLRPEDLPGRPRRRVNCDRCGEGINDGRESRVDDRVLCRNCAGESYYEVLDGR
- a CDS encoding rhomboid family intramembrane serine protease; the protein is MGNRLQPIRPKRMDPLPPVFLKQKRYWPVATLALIGLCIVVFILMTLAGGSKNTEVLLNFGASYAPYFHRGDDWRLVMPMFLHIGWFHLAVNMYALYLLGPILERIYGYTRFSLIYVGAGIASSWLSMARTHNVAAGASGAIFGIAGAMLVIGHLYPEVVPRRWRRAFGWGMVLLIALNYGIGLSMPNVIDNWGHTGGLACGIVLASFIPPPLAVRSYRWTLSAIPRQAVIVPIAIVGLAMFATASQYRATQQVTRLIAEGRHYWEQRQDEQAVERFQQAVREYPRDERPYEALAAVYLSRDQFTDAIDEYSQALRQSPGSPAARLGLAAAYARQGRPGKAHELLAEIVGKNPQTVEAQEALANLSAEQKLYPEAIQHYQVAIRLEPGLAEPRNNLAWLLATADDARYRNPSEALAQAQQAVKLSQWKEAAFIDTLAEALYLNGKYEQAVETQKKALALDPGDKTMHEHMTKYQKAAGT